ATCGAGCCCTGCGCTTTCCGTATGGACGAGAAATTTATCGAGCAGCGGAACGTTCATCGCCGGCTCGCTGATCGAGAAGACGAGTACCGTCTGATCGACATTCGCGATCGGAGGACGCACGAGCTCGGAGGAGCGCGGCAGCACTTCCGTTACGGTGCCCTCGCCGTTATCCGTCAGCTCATAGACGACCCGATCTCCGACGAGCGGTGTAATGCCCCGCTTCTTGAACACGCCGCGCGCACGGCATTGAATCGATTCCGATTCGCCGCTCGTCTCCGACAGCACATAATAATATCCGCTTAATGCCTTGACGATCAGTCCGTTTGGCATATTACTGGTTCCGTCCTCCTGTAGTGGAATTGCCCGTTGCTCCGCCGCCGGTCTGCGTACCGGATGAGCCCGTGTTACCGGAATCGGCGCCTTGGCGTCCTGATCCCGCAGCAGGCTGCTCCTCCTCGTCATCCGTGCTCGGCGTGCCTGTGCCCGGTGTGACGGGCTTGCCGCTCTTCTGAGCGAGATAGTCCTGATAGGTCACCGTAATCAGATCGGCGATGTTGTTGTCCACCTTCACCTGAATGAGCGCATTCTTGTCCGGCGATACAATGAGCTTCACCTGCAGCATCTCGGTCTTCGTCACGTTCGTCAACGTCTGGTATTCAAAAGGCGTATCGTAAGCCGCATCCGTAAGTATAATCTTCACCGTGGAAGGCTTGCCCTCGCGCGCCGGCTTGATCGGAATATTAACCGACATCGGCCCCGCCTCCGCAGGCAGCCCGGAGCTGACCGTGAGCGAGATCTCGGTACCCGGAGGGGTATTCTCGTTCGCCTTGAACGGGAATTGCTCGACGACCTTGCCTTTCGACTGCTTGTAGCTCGCTTCATACGTAATGCCGTCCTTGGCAAGCTTCAAGCCGCTGACGAGCAGCTTGTTCTTCGCCTCGTTCTCGGACAGGCCGATCAGGTTCGGCATCGGGATCGACTCGCGGCCCTTGGACACAACAAGCTTGACCATGACCGCCGCAGGGTCGGTGAACTCCTCTCCTGCTGCCGGCGTCTGGCTGACGACGGTATCCGGCTCCTCGTCGAAGTGCTTGGAATCGATCACGATGTTGCCAGGCAATATGCCGAGCTCCTTGAGCCTTGCGGTCGCGGCATTGAGCGTCAGCTTCGTCACGTCCGCCATCTGCTTCTTGTCCGGTCCCTGGCTGACGAACAGCTGAATCGTCGAGCCCGCGTTCACCTTCATGTTCGACTGGCTCTGGCGAATGACCGTATCCTTCGGCGCATTGGCCGCATCCTTCACATATTCGAAGCTCGACTGCAGCTTCGCCTCCTGCAGCTTCTGCTGCGCCTGCACGAGCTGAAGACCGACGACCGTCGGCACGTCGACGCGCTCGATCGTAAACTGCTGCTTCACCGCGCCGACCGCGTACCACATGCCGCCCAGCAGGGCGAGCAGCACGACGATGATGATGACGGGCTTCACCCACCGGTTGCGCCGACGGGCAGGAAGCTGCTCCTCATCGTCCTCCTCATCGTCCTTCGGAGCGGCCGAGACTGTACGCTCAGAGCGTTCAGGCAAGCCGTATTGACCCGGCCTCAGCGCAGGCATGACGCGTGTTCGCTCCTCGTCGAGCTCGTCGTCATCGAGGAAGCTTACCTTCGCCTCATTGCGACGCGAGGGCGCGAGGCACGATTCGAGATCAGACAGCATCTCCTTCGCAGAGCGGTACCGCTCCATCGTGCTTTTGCGCATCGCGCGTAGAATGATGTTCTCGACGCTCTGCGGGATGAGCGGGTTCACCTTGCGCGGCTCCTCCACATCCTCCTGCAGATGCTTCAGCGCCACGCTGATCGGGCTCTCCCCAAGGAACGGGAGCTTCGCCGTCAGCATCTGGTACATCACAATGCCCAGTGAGTACAGGTCGGATTGCTCGCCAGTCGGCGTTCCCTTCGCATGCTCCGGGGAGAAGTAATGAACGGAGCCGACGACCGAGCCGATCTGCGTAATCGTCGACGAGGTGACCGCGCGGGCGATGCCGAAGTCCGTCACCTTCACACGTCCGTTGCGGCCGATCAAGATGTTATGAGGCTTGATGTCCCGGTGAATGATCTGGTTATGATGCGCGTGGTCGAGAGCATCGCATATTTGACCTGCAATATGTACCGCATCCTCGATCTGCAAGGGCGCCTTCGCCTTGATCAGATCGTTCAGCGTCGTGCCTTCCACATACTCCATCACGATGTAATGGACGTCCTCTTCCTGTCCAACATCGTAGATGCTGACCACGTTCGGGTGCGATAAGGAGGCGGCGGCTTGTGCCTCGCGGCGGAAGCGCTGGATGAATTCCTCGTCGTGCACATATTGCGAGCGGAGCACCTTCACAGCCACATGACGATGTAATAAAATATCGAGTCCCTTGTATACAATGGCCATTCCGCCGCCGCCGACACGCTCCAGAATTTCGTAACGTCCTCCTAGCTGTCTGCCGATCATACCGTTATTCACCTCGCTTCCCGCGTTTGTTGACTTGCCTCACCGTTCTGTGGAACGTTCTCCAGCAGCACGACGGTCACATTATCGTCGCCGCCAGCCGCCAGCGCCTCGTCGACAAGACGCCGTACCTTATGCTCGAGGCTGCTCTCCTCCAGCACGGTGCTGAGGATGCGCTCCTGCTCCACGAGTCCGCTTAAGCCGTCGCTGCATAGCAGCAGCAGGTCGCCCGGCCGCCAGTAGACGCTCTGCACGTCGACCTCGATCGTCGCCTCGGTGCCAAGAGCGCGTGTCAGCACGTTGCGCCGCGGATGATGGTCGGCTTCCTCCCGAGTAATTTGCCCGCTCTTCAGGAGCTCATTCACAAGCGAATGATCCTGGGTTAGCTGCTCAAGACGTCCCTCACGAATACGATACGCCCGGCTGTCGCCGATATGGGCGATGACGGCGACGCTCGGATTCGCTAGAACCGCGACGACCGTCGTGCCCATACCGTGATAGCTTTCGCGCCCTGAGGCGAACTCGAATATTTGCGCATTCGCCAGCTCGACCGCCGACTTCAGCCGCTCCGCCAGCTCCTCCTCGGAGGCAGCTGGGTCCAGTGGCAGCAGCCCTTGCGGAATCCACTCGACGGCCATCTTGCTCGCCACATCTCCAGCCTGATGTCCGCCCATGCCGTCCGCCACGATGGCAAGCGACCAGCCGTGCACCTGCTCCTGCACGAACGCGCTGTCCTCATTGACGGTGCGCACGAGCCCGATGTCGGATAAAAAAGCTGCCTTCAGCATCAATTCTCTCACCTCGCACCCGCTTCCATGTGCTGTGCGCGCAGCTGACCGCATGCTGCCGCAATATCGCTTCCTTGCTCGCGCCGAATCGTGGCCGTGATTTTGTACTTCTCCAGAATGCGCTGGAACGCGAAGATGTCGTTGCGCTCCGTGCGGACGAAGTCACGCTCGGAGACGAAATTGACCGGAATGAGATTGACATGTGCCATCGGGAACGTCTTCAGCACCTGCGCCAGCTCCTCCGCATGCTCGGGACGATCGTTCACGCCGCCCATCAGCGCGTATTCGAACGTAATGCGTCGGCCTGTTTTCGCTACGTAGTAGCGGCAAGCCTCGATCAGCTCGGCGAACGGGAAGCGCCGGTTGACCGGCATCAGCTTCGAGCGCAGCTCATCGTTCGGCGCATGAATCGAGATCGCCAGATTAATCTGCGTATTCTCCTCGGCGAATTGGTAAATGTTCGGCACGATGCCGCTCGTCGACACCGTAATGTGGCGCTGGCCGATGTTCAGTCCCTTCGGATGAATCATCACCTTGAGGAACTTCATGACTGCCTCATAGTTCTCGAACGGCTCGCCGATGCCCATAATGACGATGCTGCTGACCCGCTCGCTCGTCGCATCGAGCAGCTGCTGCGCCTTGACGACCTGGGCAATAATTTCCCCTGAGGTCAGATTGCGCTTCAAGCCGCCGAGCGTCGAGGCGCAGAACGTGCAGCCGATGCGGCAGCCGACCTGTGTTGTCACGCAGATGCTGTTGCCATAGCTGTGCTTCATAATAACCGTCTCAATCGCATTCTTGTCCGTCAGCTCGAACAAGAACTTGACCGTACCGTCCTTGGAACGGTACTGCGCGACCTCTGACAGCGTCACGAAGTCGAACTGTGCCTGCAGCTTCTCGCGAAGCGACTTCGGCAAGTTCGTCATTTGCTCGAAGCTTGATACTCTTTTCACATACAGCCAATCGAAAATTTGCCCGGCGCGGAAGCCGGACTCCCCGTTCGCCTTCACCCAGGACTCCCAGTCCTCCAGCGTATAATCGTAGACGTAAGGCTTTTCGTTTTTCGGCATTTTGCTTGCTGGCATTTCCATATCGGATCACAACCTATTTTGTCTAAATTGAAGGCCCTTGCAGCATAGCTGCCGCCAAAGGCCACGTTTCATTGTACCACAAAATACATAGCTATGCTCGTCTGCGCAGCCTCGCGAGGAAGAACCCGTCCGAGCCGAACTCGTACGGCATCAATTGCCGCATCGCAGGTGAGCTGCCTGCCTCGGAAGGCAAGGTGTCTGCTTGAGAAGTCGGGGCGGTAGAGACCGTGATGGCAGGCTGCGCCGCTGCTGGCGGCTCGTCCAGCTCGAATTCGGGATGACTCGCTATAAACGTACGCACGAGCTCCTCATTCTCCGAGCGCTCAATCGTGCACGTGCTGTACACGAGCACCCCGCCCGGCTTCAGCAGCGGCGACACCGCCTCGAGCAGCTCCAGCTGCACTAGACGAATCGCCTCGATCTCCGCCTCCGTCTTCGTCCACTTCACATCGGGCTTGCGCCGAATGACGCCTAGACCCGAGCAAGGCGCATCGAGCAGGATGCGGTCGAAGCTCGCCTTCGGATACCGATCCGCCAGCGTTCTCGCGTCCGCCGTGACCGTCTCGACGGACGACAGACCGAGTCGCTCGGCCTGAGCGGACACGAGCTCGCGCTTATGCTCGTGCACGTCGGTCGCGACGACCTCTCCCTTGTCGCCCATCCTCTCGGCCAGATGCGCCGTCTTGCCTCCGGGCGCAGCACAGCAGTCGAGCACCCGCTCGCCCGGCTGCGGATCGACCCATTCGGCGACGAGCATCGAGCTCTCGTCTTGAATGGAGAATAGGCCGCTCGCGAACTCCGGCGTCAGCGCCATATTGCCGCCGCCGCGCACGACGACGCCCGCAGGCGCAAGGCGCGACGGCTCAGCGTCAAGCCCCTGCTGGCGCAGCCGCTCCACGAGCGCCGAGCGCTCGAGCCGCAGCGTATTGGCCCGCAGGCTCACGCGCGGCGGCTCGTTGTTCGCGCGGCAGATCGCTTCTGCGGTCTGCAGCCCGTACTGCAGACTCCAGCGCTTGACGAGCCACTCGGGATGCGAGTGCTCGAGCGCGATCTGCGCCTCTGGCGTCAAGCCTGCAGGCAGCGCCAGCGTGTCCTTGCTGCGGAGCACGCTGCGCAGCACGCCGTTCACCATGCCGGAGATGCCGGCATGGCCGCGCCGCTTCGCGAGATTGACCGCCTCGCTGACGACCGCGTGATCGGGCACGCGGTCGAGATAGTGCAGCTGGTAGAAGCTTAGACGCAGCAGCGACCGCACCCAAGGCTCCAGCTTGGCGAGTCCCTTGGCGACGAACGGCGCCAAGTAATAGTCAATCGTATTGAGCCGCTGCACCGTGCCGTACACGATCTCCGTCGCAAGACCTGCGTCCGCCCGGTCGAGCTTGTACGACTGCAGCGTCTGGTTCAGCAGCAGGTTGCTGTATGCCTTATCGGTCTCGATGCGCGTCAGCACGTCGAGCGCCGCCTCACGCGCCGTGCGCCGCGCGCCGCCTTGGCGAGGCGCACGGGCTGCTGCGGTGCCCGACGCGCTTGCCGCGGCAGGGCGGGCCTGCGACTTGCCGCCCGTGCGACCTGTGGCTGCTGAGCCTGCTCCTCTATCGCGAGCGGAGCCTTGCGCCCCTGCCGCTCTGTGCGGCTGCGGCTTGCCACCCTGCGGGCCTGCGACTTGCGTGCTTGCTGCCGCTCCACGCCCCGCTCTCTGGGCACCGGCTGCTCTACCTGCGCCTGCCGCCGCACCGCGCTTGTCGCCTTGCGCACCTGCACCGCCAGCTCGCTTGCTCCCTTGTCCGGAGGCACCCTGCGTACCTGCGCCCTTCCGTTCTCTCTCGTTCTCCCTCACGTCGCTGAATCAACTCCCGTCTCTGGAGACTGCGCAGCGAGTCCGAGCACCGTGCCCGGCGCCAGCTGTCCGCCGCGGGCGAACGTCGCCGCGTCCATCGCCTTCTTGCCCGCCGGCTGCAGCTCTGTAATGCGCAGCACGCCGTCGCCTGTCGCGACGACGATGCCTTGCGCTCCCGCCTCCAGCACCGTGCCTGGCACGACGCCGTCCACAGAACGACCCCCCGGGCCGTCCGGCTTCGCACATGTCCATACCTTCAGCACATCGCCGTTCCACAGCGTGTAAGCGCCCGGACGCGGATAGAGCGCACGCACGAGATTCCAGATACGCAGCGACGGCAAGCTCCAGTCAATGCGCTCCAGCTCACGGGACACGTTCGGCGAATAGACCGCCTGCGACTCGTCCTGCGGCACCGCCTGTACCGTGCCGTTCAGGAGCGCAGGCAACGTCTGCTCCAGCAGCTCAGCGGCGGCATCGCTCAGCTTATCGAACATCGTGCCCGTCGTATCGTCATCGCCGATCGGCACCTCGATGCGGCTGATCATATCGCCCGTATCAAGCCCTTCCGCCATATACATAATCGTCACGCCGGTCACCGCGTCCCCGTTCATGACCGCATAGTGGATCGGTGCCCCGCCCCGATACTTCGGCAGCAGCGACGCATGCAGATTAATACAGCCGAGCCGCGGCAGCTCCAGCACCGATGGGGGCAAAATCTGCCCGTAAGCCGCCGTCACAATCAGCTCCGGCTGCAGCGCTCGCAGCTCGTCCAGCGCCTCTCCGCGCCGAAGCCGCTCCGGCTGCAGCACCGGGAGGCCGTGCTTCTGGGCCTCCACCTTCACCGGCGTCGGCGTCAGCACGCGCTTGCGGCCCACAGGCCGGTCCGGCTGCGTTACGACGCCGACCACCTCAACAAGGCTGCTGCCCAGCAGCAGCCTCAGCGCCGGAACAGCAAAGTCCGGCGTTCCCATGAATACGACGCGAGTCCTCATCCTTCCTCGTGCTCCTCGTCGACCGCACGGTACATGTTGACCGCCAGATCCGTATACAGAATGCCGTCCAGATGATCGACCTCATGCTGAATGCAGCGGGCGAGCAGCTCCGTGCCTTCGATGACGATCTCCTCCCCATGCCGGTTCAGCCCCTTCACCTTCACGCGGGCGGCGCGGCTAACGTCACCGCGCAGCCCCGGAATGCTCAAGCAGCCCTCCGGTCCGAGCATCTCGCCCTCGCGCTCGATAATTTCCGGATTGATCAGCTCGATCAAGCCGTGCTCATCGCCGCAGTCCATTACAATGACGCGCTTCAGAATGCCGATCTGCGGTGCGGCGAGGCCGACGCCCTCCGCATCGTACATCGTATCGGCCATATCGTCGAGCAGCTTAATGATGTTCGGCGTAATGGTCGGCACCGGCTTGCTTTTTTCCCTCAGAATCGGATCGGGATCGTTCACAATGATCTTAATAGCCATAGCAATTCAACACCTTCCCAGATGATAGGTAATGATCTAACCAACCTTATATATGAAGAAATACCCAATGTCATG
Above is a genomic segment from Paenibacillus sp. YYML68 containing:
- the pknB gene encoding Stk1 family PASTA domain-containing Ser/Thr kinase — protein: MIGRQLGGRYEILERVGGGGMAIVYKGLDILLHRHVAVKVLRSQYVHDEEFIQRFRREAQAAASLSHPNVVSIYDVGQEEDVHYIVMEYVEGTTLNDLIKAKAPLQIEDAVHIAGQICDALDHAHHNQIIHRDIKPHNILIGRNGRVKVTDFGIARAVTSSTITQIGSVVGSVHYFSPEHAKGTPTGEQSDLYSLGIVMYQMLTAKLPFLGESPISVALKHLQEDVEEPRKVNPLIPQSVENIILRAMRKSTMERYRSAKEMLSDLESCLAPSRRNEAKVSFLDDDELDEERTRVMPALRPGQYGLPERSERTVSAAPKDDEEDDEEQLPARRRNRWVKPVIIIVVLLALLGGMWYAVGAVKQQFTIERVDVPTVVGLQLVQAQQKLQEAKLQSSFEYVKDAANAPKDTVIRQSQSNMKVNAGSTIQLFVSQGPDKKQMADVTKLTLNAATARLKELGILPGNIVIDSKHFDEEPDTVVSQTPAAGEEFTDPAAVMVKLVVSKGRESIPMPNLIGLSENEAKNKLLVSGLKLAKDGITYEASYKQSKGKVVEQFPFKANENTPPGTEISLTVSSGLPAEAGPMSVNIPIKPAREGKPSTVKIILTDAAYDTPFEYQTLTNVTKTEMLQVKLIVSPDKNALIQVKVDNNIADLITVTYQDYLAQKSGKPVTPGTGTPSTDDEEEQPAAGSGRQGADSGNTGSSGTQTGGGATGNSTTGGRNQ
- a CDS encoding Stp1/IreP family PP2C-type Ser/Thr phosphatase is translated as MLKAAFLSDIGLVRTVNEDSAFVQEQVHGWSLAIVADGMGGHQAGDVASKMAVEWIPQGLLPLDPAASEEELAERLKSAVELANAQIFEFASGRESYHGMGTTVVAVLANPSVAVIAHIGDSRAYRIREGRLEQLTQDHSLVNELLKSGQITREEADHHPRRNVLTRALGTEATIEVDVQSVYWRPGDLLLLCSDGLSGLVEQERILSTVLEESSLEHKVRRLVDEALAAGGDDNVTVVLLENVPQNGEASQQTREAR
- the rlmN gene encoding 23S rRNA (adenine(2503)-C(2))-methyltransferase RlmN, which translates into the protein MEMPASKMPKNEKPYVYDYTLEDWESWVKANGESGFRAGQIFDWLYVKRVSSFEQMTNLPKSLREKLQAQFDFVTLSEVAQYRSKDGTVKFLFELTDKNAIETVIMKHSYGNSICVTTQVGCRIGCTFCASTLGGLKRNLTSGEIIAQVVKAQQLLDATSERVSSIVIMGIGEPFENYEAVMKFLKVMIHPKGLNIGQRHITVSTSGIVPNIYQFAEENTQINLAISIHAPNDELRSKLMPVNRRFPFAELIEACRYYVAKTGRRITFEYALMGGVNDRPEHAEELAQVLKTFPMAHVNLIPVNFVSERDFVRTERNDIFAFQRILEKYKITATIRREQGSDIAAACGQLRAQHMEAGAR
- the rsmB gene encoding 16S rRNA (cytosine(967)-C(5))-methyltransferase RsmB — translated: MRENERERKGAGTQGASGQGSKRAGGAGAQGDKRGAAAGAGRAAGAQRAGRGAAASTQVAGPQGGKPQPHRAAGAQGSARDRGAGSAATGRTGGKSQARPAAASASGTAAARAPRQGGARRTAREAALDVLTRIETDKAYSNLLLNQTLQSYKLDRADAGLATEIVYGTVQRLNTIDYYLAPFVAKGLAKLEPWVRSLLRLSFYQLHYLDRVPDHAVVSEAVNLAKRRGHAGISGMVNGVLRSVLRSKDTLALPAGLTPEAQIALEHSHPEWLVKRWSLQYGLQTAEAICRANNEPPRVSLRANTLRLERSALVERLRQQGLDAEPSRLAPAGVVVRGGGNMALTPEFASGLFSIQDESSMLVAEWVDPQPGERVLDCCAAPGGKTAHLAERMGDKGEVVATDVHEHKRELVSAQAERLGLSSVETVTADARTLADRYPKASFDRILLDAPCSGLGVIRRKPDVKWTKTEAEIEAIRLVQLELLEAVSPLLKPGGVLVYSTCTIERSENEELVRTFIASHPEFELDEPPAAAQPAITVSTAPTSQADTLPSEAGSSPAMRQLMPYEFGSDGFFLARLRRRA
- the fmt gene encoding methionyl-tRNA formyltransferase, whose amino-acid sequence is MRTRVVFMGTPDFAVPALRLLLGSSLVEVVGVVTQPDRPVGRKRVLTPTPVKVEAQKHGLPVLQPERLRRGEALDELRALQPELIVTAAYGQILPPSVLELPRLGCINLHASLLPKYRGGAPIHYAVMNGDAVTGVTIMYMAEGLDTGDMISRIEVPIGDDDTTGTMFDKLSDAAAELLEQTLPALLNGTVQAVPQDESQAVYSPNVSRELERIDWSLPSLRIWNLVRALYPRPGAYTLWNGDVLKVWTCAKPDGPGGRSVDGVVPGTVLEAGAQGIVVATGDGVLRITELQPAGKKAMDAATFARGGQLAPGTVLGLAAQSPETGVDSAT
- the def gene encoding peptide deformylase, with product MAIKIIVNDPDPILREKSKPVPTITPNIIKLLDDMADTMYDAEGVGLAAPQIGILKRVIVMDCGDEHGLIELINPEIIEREGEMLGPEGCLSIPGLRGDVSRAARVKVKGLNRHGEEIVIEGTELLARCIQHEVDHLDGILYTDLAVNMYRAVDEEHEEG